A single window of Nomascus leucogenys isolate Asia chromosome 18, Asia_NLE_v1, whole genome shotgun sequence DNA harbors:
- the CAMK2G gene encoding calcium/calmodulin-dependent protein kinase type II subunit gamma isoform X19, whose translation MLTINPAKRITADQALKHPWVCQRSTVASMMHRQETVECLRKFNARRKLKGAILTTMLVSRNFSVGRQSSAPASPAASAAGLAGQAAKSLLNKKSDGGVKPQSNNKNSLVSPAQEPAPLQTAMEPQTTVVHNATDGIKGSTESCNTTTEDEDLKAAPLRTGNGSSVPEGRSSRDRTAPSPGMQPQPSLCSSAMRKQEIIKITEQLIEAINNGDFEAYTKICDPGLTSFEPEALGNLVEGMDFHKFYFENLLSKNSKPIHTTILNPHVHVIGEDAACIAYIRLTQYIDGQGRPRTSQSEETRVWHRRDGKWLNVHYHCSGAPAAPLQ comes from the exons CAACGATCCACGGTGGCATCCATGATGCATCGTCAGGAGACTGTGGAGTGTTTGCGCAAGTTCAACGCCCGGAGAAAACTGAAG ggTGCCATCCTCACGACCATGCTTGTCTCCAGGAACTTCTCAG TTGGCAGGCAGAGCTCCGCCCCCGCCTCGCCTGCCGCGAGCGCCGCCGGCCTGGCCGGGCAAG CTGCCAAAAGTCTATTGAACAAGAAGTCGGATGGCGGTGTCAAG CCAcagagcaacaacaaaaacagtctCGTAAGCCCAGCCCAAGAGCCCGCGCCCTTGCAGACGGCCATG GAGCCACAAACCACTGTGGTACACAACGCTACAGATGGGATCAAG GGCTCCACAGAGAGCTGCAACACCACCACAGAAGATGAGGACCTCAAAG CTGCCCCGCTCCGCACTGGGAATGGCAGCTCGGTGCCTGAAGGACGGAGCTCCCGGGACAGAACAGCCCCCTCTCCAGGCATGCAGCCCCAGCCTTCTCTCTGCTCCTCAGCCA TGCGAAAACAGGAGATCATTAAGATTACAGAACAGCTGATTGAAGCCATCAACAATGGGGACTTTGAGGCCTACAC GAAGATTTGTGATCCAGGCCTCACTTCCTTTGAGCCTGAGGCCCTTGGTAACCTCGTGGAGGGGATGGATTTCCATAAGTTTTACTTTGAGAATC TCCTGTCCAAGAACAGCAAGCCTATCCATACCACCATCCTAAACCCACATGTCCACGTGATTGGGGAGGACGCAGCATGCATCGCCTACATCCGCCTCACCCAGTACATCGACGGGCAGGGTCGGCCTCGCACCAGCCAGTCAGAAGAGACCCGGGTCTGGCACCGTCGGGATGGCAAGTGGCTCAATGTCCACTATCACTGCTCAGGGGCCCCTGCCGCACCGCTGCAGTGA